The stretch of DNA AATTACAGGGCTACCATTTTCCTAGGTACTTGGTAGCCTTTGACGAATAAAAGTCAAGTCATTCCTATAGTGGTAGCAAGCGATATCCGTTGTTATAAATGTTCGGAGTTAGGAATTTTAATAGTTATTTGACATTTTAATAATCCAATAGATTATCAGTTATGATACTAATTTCTCCTTGAATTCCTTAAACCATATTTCTAGCAGAAGTTAATGTTTGATTTTTTAGCAAGCTATGGAAGCGCTTCGTTGAGCGTTCACTAACTTATAACATAAGAGTTCTGTCGCATCTGTAAAGCATCATCTGTCTTAATCGACAAAAGTAGGATTTTAGACATTATGCGACCATTAACATTTTAAAATTTGCGAAAGTAGAAAGATTATTGTTAGATTCGATTATTTGTTCTTTTTGAATTATACGAATGTTTTCTGTACCGGTAATAGTAATTTTGGCTGAACGGAAGCTCTTGAAGCCTAGCATAGGCTTCGGTCGTTTCTTAATAAATCTATGGTTTTGTCCGACAATATTATTGAGATATTTAACCTGACGTACCTCAATTTGTTGGTCTTTATGCAAGTATTTGTTTGCAGCTTTTAGAGCAGAGATATTACTGTCGCTGCCTACGCGCTTCTTGCGTTTCCTTACCGCAGCATCTATTAACGGTACAAACTTTATTACCCATCTTTGCAGAGTAGCATGGTCAATTTTAGCGCCTCTAATGCTAGCCATTTCTTCTAAATCAGGATAACTTAGAGAAAATCTACATTTCATATAGACCAATAGCCTTATTATCTCCAGTGATGAACAAAATCCTTTGAAGTGCTTTAGGAGTTCCGAAGAAATATTAAACGGCATTCAAATATTTTTTAAGCCTGTTATCTCAGATTTAAAGATCACTGGTAATAGATACGACAGAACCATAAATATGGCTCATTTTGTACATAAAACGTATTAAACCATCCTAAATATATAGTCGATTGAGATCTTTTTTGTTACACTTTAACTTTCGTTGAAATGTTTTTAGGATTCTCATTATGAAATTACCAGTTAAAATTGCTGTAACAGGTGCAGCAGGACAAATTAGTTATAGTTTATTATTCCGTA from Candidatus Trichorickettsia mobilis encodes:
- a CDS encoding DDE-type integrase/transposase/recombinase; the protein is MPFNISSELLKHFKGFCSSLEIIRLLVYMKCRFSLSYPDLEEMASIRGAKIDHATLQRWVIKFVPLIDAAVRKRKKRVGSDSNISALKAANKYLHKDQQIEVRQVKYLNNIVGQNHRFIKKRPKPMLGFKSFRSAKITITGTENIRIIQKEQIIESNNNLSTFANFKMLMVA